GAATGATAGAACATGCCATATCGAATTGAAACTACAGttgcatgtatatacatacatatatatatatgtatatatatatacatatatatatatgtatatatgatgCACCTTGTCAAAATTCAGGAAATCTTCTGTCAAAATATCATCCCTGACAGAAAGGGAAACGCGGGAAAGCCGTTATATCAAgacaattcaaattcatttcagtCTAAAAGCCGAGATTGAAACGCACATCAGGATTCCTGTTCAAGGACGCAGGACAAACTTTTTATATGTTTGCCCTATAATAGCTAATAGATTCATAAGAAGTTGGGTTTTGAAaggataggcctacatgtatctttaaaGTTCTATTTCCGTaagtaaaattttgattttgccagACACAAAAGCGTAAAATTCTTCAAATTATCGTTAAAAATCATGGAAATGTATAGGAACATTTAATATACTGGACCTTCGTGTCTTGTGTAATCGAGGCTTACAAAAAATACGTTTTAATAGTCTTTACTAAGAAAATGTAGGATATTGTTGTTAGTGTATATTAGGCAGACAAGTACGCCTAGATTATATGTTTACTCCATCTCGATGACTGGTGTAgatggaaagaaatattttctgaaaatatcaTATGTTCGTCATCGagggaaaaaaatagaaaatgaaagtcGATATTCGTTAAAACAACAGAGAATGGATTctacttagaaaaaaatgacgTGTTACAGACATTTTTCTTGGTTTGCGTGTGGTACTAattaaaaaacaagaatttgaatgcattttttattttggaaattaataataataaaaaagaaataagtgggttTACTGAGTCTTTCCTATGTAATGACCGTTCCGAGACCCTGTTACAAATTAATTATCTTTTTCTGCACCAATATACATAGGGAATAaaatcttactaatcaaaatggATTGAAGCGTAGAAATAGGCCGACACCCAGAccgaaaatttttttttacaaagtcaTATTTATGGTTCGGTTCCCAAGACACTTTTGCAAGACTCGACAATCGCGAGCTCGATGTCGAATCCTTCCACTTCATCGTCACTAAGGAGAAAAGCAACCACGGGGACTACTCTGAACTCGCCCTGGCAGTGTATCGGAGAGCCGTCTGACATATCGCCATGAGGGGACATCGTCGCTCTACAGGGTTGCTGTATCACATTCTGCCCCTGGAATAAAATAAATcgaatgtttattttttagttaTGCAGGCCGAACTTCACGTCGGGATGATACAGTAGTGTTACACAGTAAAATCgccgggaagggggggggggggggtggtgggcATATTCGAATTATTAAATGATACATAGGCCTAAAATATATAATGTGCTGCATGCACCGAAAACGAAAATTGGGGGCTCTGGAACTAAACTTTGATGTTAAAATGGCAATTTCCGGAACTGCTCTACTGTTGTCTCAACAATTGCCCAAAAATGCTCTGGAactgcataaattatctcggagTGTTGAACCAATCGGCGGCCTTCGAATCGCTGTGCAGAGCTTTGGCTGTCGGTGAACGCTGTCAATGGCGATTTGCCAAAATGTGCTGCGCTGTGTAtgagcccccctcccccccccccgccaagaaaaaaataaataaatgagccCCCAAAATGAGAACATTTCGTGCACTAAAAATGTTCAaagcaaaataagaaagaaataaaataaataaaaaaaggtcttcactttcaaagaggggggggttacacttctgttttaatgaCATTTATATTGGCAATTCGGTTAGGTGTGAGGGGGATGGCGATCCTAACTAAGTGGCAAGCTTAACTTGAGCTTGCCACTTAGTTAAGATCGCCATCCCACCAATGAAGAAATTAAAGTATATAAAGTCATTGCATCGGTCTAAGAAATTTGGAGCCGAAGTGACGAATCCGGCATCAAGGGTGAaggccccctcacacctaaccgaattgcctgaaatatgctttgcgatggctggcgaaaggcattttttttcgttttcaatggtaactgatagtaaatcatatttacctTTCGTATTTGGGTCCGTACATCTTCTGAACTAACACCtgtgattattcaaattcgcgcggaaattttgaacatgtttgaAATTTTCCGACGAATTGAAATATCgttggtcatctgtttgaattAGCATCTTTTATTTAGTCTGCGGAAAtcgttcatgtttttttttgtcgcgCAGTCTTCGCGCCTTTGTCAAAGTGGACCGATCTCGAAAGAACCCGTAAAGAAGAAACACGATGACACAACGAACAAGATTGCCTTAtctattccctcgtcttcgttACTAATCCCACTGGTCCTTCGTCTCATTGCGTACCCTTCGCTCGCCTTCGGCAGTAATTTTCTCAAAGACGTGAACCAAAAAATCGATATCCTTTGCATGTCATATTCATCCTTCGATTACAGTTCGTTTATAAAATTTGGCAATAGTTACTGATCgcatgatttgatttgatgaaaatttgtatttgaattcgttgaattcgcgtgcatttcgttcattttcccattcgtcacccttcgtCCGCCTACATTCGGTCAAGTgcgagggatttttttttacaccgaAATTGAATTCTCCCGAATAATTTCGGACCAAATCAGAGGCGAATCGGTCCGGAATAGGTCCCGAATCGGAGCACAATTGCCAAGAATTGACCTTTCAGAATTGCCCGAATGCTTTCCGTAATCCAACCGAACTCCATCCGAATACATCCGGAATGTGGCCGGAATGAGCTGTCGTGGCCTTATTCGAGAGTATTTTGGAGGGTTATGTTCAGCGCTCAGTGGTTTGGAATATTTCAAGACAACCAGAATTCCTCGACAAATGTTCCCGAATCCCGCCcgaattttcttgcatttaGGGAGGGAGAATAAAATATTCCCGAATCCTCCCGAATTGATTCAAGGAGCTCCCGAATCAGAGACGAATAGGTTCCGAATCCACCAAATCAATCCGAATCAGGCCATATTTGGGGAGAATCAGTCCGAATTTATTTGAGAGGATTAAATTTTGATGTGACCCTGGCTTTACATGTTCGTAAAGCTAGGGTTACACCAGGGGTCCATCTTACAAAGATCTGCGAtagatccgatcaatcgcaactatggaaagccagcaaagtcaacatataaacacgcatgtttgttccaaaaaaatctagatatgaatgtatatccataaattcattgatttcttgacagtttggtgtgttctcctttgtatACAATgcacattttacaaatttcctgtagaaaaagttatgaaacttatggatttccatagagttacgactgatcggatcaatcgtaattctcTGTAAAAGAGAGCCCAGAACAGAAGCAGCTTTTCGAATCAGAGACGAATAGGTCCCGAATCAGAGCAGAATCGCCAAAAACTGACCACCAGGAATAACGCAAATACCTCCAAGAATCCAACCGAATTCCATTTGAATAAATTCCTGAAGTGGCCCgaataatgaacaaattattGTCGTAGCCACATTCtggagtattttggaggatTTTCGGttggttttgaacatttcaaaacgaGCCGAATCATTCCCGATTTTTCTTGCTTTCGGGGAAGGGGAACAGAATGCTCCCGAATCCTCCCGAATACGTGTACTCTGATTCGGGGAGCTCCCAAAATCAGATACGAATATCGGGCTCCGAATCCGCAGAATCCAATCGGTCAAAATATATTCGGGAGAATTCGGTTTTAATGTAACCCATGCTTAATCTTAAACTAAAGTgggaaaatattcaaatatatgtatgtatatatgtatttaaaaaggAATAAATTGGACCTACCGGGAAGATTTGAATGATTCCGTTGTCAGCATTCACCGCAAAAACAAGAACGTTGTGAATATTATATACTGGGCAGATCAACAAAGTGCTATCTTTTGTTACTGACGGTGCAGGAAGCAAGCTCACTTGCAAGCTCTTCTCCTCATCTATCTTTCCATACCTGCACTTCAGAGCTTCCTTTTGATCTTCGGTAAAGTCTGTGATTATCGGCTCAGTGAGACTATACAATTCGGCTCTACTCATTCGGGCCATTTTTTCAATCGTTCCCGATTCCCGCGCTTTCTTGACTTGCAGAGCCTGTTGTTTTGTCAACTCAATGCCTTGCGATGAACATGTTTGGCCGGGAACAGGCAGGGCTGTACCGGATCCTTTCCCCGCGAAACTGCTGACCATGGACACGACCATCAAGACGAAGCACAGCTTTGACACCTGGCCCATTTTGAGTCGGTCAAATGCAATATTTTGGAAGATAGAGGTTCAGCGTATGAAAACCTACTACGTGCAGGTATATCCAAGATGAGCTAACATCAAACAGTCAGAAGTCAAGCTTTAATGTGGACGCATGGCTCGATATTCCTATTTTATATTTGAAaggtttttttaatatactcGCATGATCCGCTGGTTTGTTTGCCTTAATTTGGGTCATGTGCATCAGAAATCAGTCTGTTTGCAAAATATGCAATAACGTAACAATGCAATCACTCATGCAAAACGATTGCCATCCACCGCGACTGttacgcgttttttttttgtgtgtgtgttttttgtttgtttctttgtttttttttacaataacccAATAGTCTGTTGCAATATGGTGTCGAAAAATCCCCGAACTCAAATAACTAAAGCGATATTAATAAtagttattaaaaaatatattcaatgtaGAAAGGTTTCCAAttacttatccttttcatgatttacaaaacgtgaatTTTTAATAgtgtaaatctcgaatttttccgctcgcgtttcgtgctcgcatcaatacATACTTTTTCACGCTTACAAAATGTGCTTAGAATTTacattcttcaggtagaaatgtcaaaattttcagatcgcgctcgcattattcgataattgaaatatgtaacgtcttcagggctaactgcaagcagccgtttacagatcatttttttcattagatTAAAACGTATATTAAGAAAtcctgctcgcgctttgcgctcgcaaaaTAAATGTAGGAAgatttccaattactcatccttttcatgatttacagaacgtttttaggtctaaatctcaattTTTTCGCTCTCGCTTCGCATCAataaattgtttagttatatacctatcctgttcacgattacaaaaaatgattaaaatattcacattctttatgtagaaatgtgaAATTCTTTTAGCTCGCggttcgcgcttgcattatttgattgttgaaatatgtaacgtcttcatgacTTGGTGCAATAGCAATCAATCCTTAACAGGTATATTTTCAATAATGAGTTCAAAGCGTATACAAAAAATTTTTGCTCGAGCtctgcgcttgcattattttaatgtaaggaagatccctacttgtccttttcatgatttacaaaaatagagtgtctcgtttaGTAGGTCTAAATCGCGCATTTTCGCTCTCGCATCAATAGTCTAGTTATATACTTATTCTGTTTGAGTTACAagaagtgcttagaatttccattcgttaggtaaaaatgtatatgaaaaatcagctcgcgcttcgcgatcgtattatttgatttttgaaatatgtaacgtcttcatggctaactgcaagcagtctcTAACatgtaccttttccatcaggtcatttctgctcgcgcttcacgttcgtagtagttattcatttgcatacacatctttttcaggataacaaatattgtccagaatgttcaaatttttaggAAGAAAAACACAAGATTTCAAAAAAATCTATcatgcgcttcgcgctcgcatcgtaaaaataatgatataatgacATTATATGTTCATgttttttcaggataacaaatattgtccagaatgttcaattttttagGAATAAAAACACAAGATTTCCAAAATATCTATcatgcgcttcgcgctcgcattgtaaaaataatgatataatgacattatatgttaatgtttattcataagaataaagctaagaagtgactatattaggactaccccttcaaaaaaaaattactaactTCTTCGAGCGACCGAtcagggaaaatatggctgaaaaatcCGGGCCGCCCCCTATTGacaaaggctggatccgcccctgaatatcttacaaataaaatatcaacTAGCGCTTCACACTCTCATTCTTTGCCTGGTGCTGTCAGATACCGCACTTTTCAAGCATTACATGTCGCAAGACTTTGGATCCTGATTCAATTTAAGTCGTTTCAATTGCAGGCCAAGAATGTGAAATATACAAAGACTAAAATCTCCATAATGCATTCAACATATTCAAATCGGTCGATATTCCTGGCctgtaattgaaaaaatatgtattgatATTTGCTATTACGTTTATTATTTGTCTGTGGGTTATGTGCATCAGTGAAACTTGTTTGCACGTACGAGGTCGAGCAATGCAATCATTTATTTCCAGACCGGTGTTCATCCATCCATGTATCATCTCCAAATCTAACAAAAATTGTGAGGATACAGACCAAAAACAATCTGTTGAGAATGGTgaagttatttttcttttcatgaatgGTCAAGAGCTCTACCTTTATTGAGCCTCGATCTGTTGGGTTCGGTATTAAAAGGAACATATTTAAGATGAGGaccggggggcacttacattgacgagcgGATGCCATGCGcgacaaaaaaaacacgtaaaaattgtgtctttttcaagatagagGGTACACTACGTGcctaacgtaataagggtgtcaaaacactaaaataatgaaaaaaggtatctattttgctaggaagcTACGTgcttagggtcaaatttgcgatggtataaaaaaatctatcatgcgcttcgcgctcgcattgtaaaaataatgatataatgacattatatgttaatgtttattcataagaataaagctaagaagtgactatattaggactaccccttcaaaaaaaattactaaCTTCTTCGAGCGACCGAtcagggaaaatatggctgaaaaatcCGGGCCGCCCCCTATTGacaaaggctggatccgcccctgaatatcttacaaataaaataagaCTAAATTGTTTTACAAAGGGTGTACTTTTTaccccaagagtcaacactacgtgttttgAGTACGATTTGCGCTAGGTGTGGGACTCGAGGTGGGCTCTAGTACTAAACCCAacgatgtaggtaaaggtaaaaccgcgggacgaccgacgtccgtgacataaaatgttgctgtacttgtttaggggttcaattcaggaaatacttgccaagagaatcgctttgtttccaatacttaatTAGGGGTAGGGTTTCATCACACGCCAATATCTGTTAAGAggtacattttcaaaatatgaaaatacgtgtttagggtgcttttcgagccCCATGGTCgcgtatggtatccactcgtcaatggaagtgcccccctccgggggggggggggggggatgagaaCAGTCGGTAGATATCATTTCAGTCCAATTCTCTATCACCATGATCACTGCCCCTATTATAAGGATAATAGATTTCCCGGAATCCACGGTTAGGGTATCAGAGTGACATGATGTACGTGCCACGAAGGGTGTCTTTTCTCGTGGCGTTTTGCAAAGTTGAATTACGCCCCCTTTTTTGAGGTTCTTGAACTTGCGTTGGTAGAGCAGGTCATGTGTATGTGCGTGTGTTGGGGGGAGGCGATGGGAATTTTCATCGGCAATTGGGACTTTTAGTTTTGCACATCCACTAGTGGACGTGATAAATGTAATAACATCCCAAACGTGACGTTACTAATCACCACTTGTGATTTCTATAGATTTATCCATTGCGGCTAACCATAACGTCAAATCCtagctacactgtaaaaactgccgtgttaaaacttacaccaattggtgttaatagaggaccacaccctgaggtgttaaaattacaccctacagcttaaacgtaacaccaaagagtgtaaatgtaacaacaaaaagGTGTTGTAAAACACCAATAGgcgtaaaactaacaccaccaatttaacaccggtgtaaaataactggggtggtcctctatgtacatcggttaacaccacagtttttgctgtgtataaggATAACAGATTTCCCGGAATCCACGGTTAGGGTATCAGAGTGACATGATGTTCGTGCCACGAAGGGTGTCTTTTCTCGTGGAGTTTTGCAAATTTGAATAACTATATACCGTAGATTACGCCCCCCTTTTTTTGAGGTTCTTGAACGTACTGCGTTGGTAGAGCAGGtcatgtgtttgtgtgtggggggtgggAATTTTCATCGGCAATTGGGACTTTTAGTTTTGAACATCCACTAGTGGACGTGATAAATGTAATAACATCCGAAACGTGACGTTACTAATCACCAATTGTGATTGCCATAGATTTATCCATTGTGGCTGATCATAACGTCAAATCCTAGCTATACCGACATTTGTAGGgtcttgtattttattgtcataGTTCTGCAGGGGCTGCCCCCTGAGTTGTGCCCATTGAGCAATCGTTATTGTTTGGAAAATTTTCAGCGAGAGGATGGTGAATATTTGTGcaaataaattatacaaataagGAATTCGATATTGAcatgatgatttgttttgatatggtacatttaattatttaattaacCAACTTCCTTTGTGAGAACTGTGTCAGAAGGCGCCAGGGTTAGTAAAGATAGAAAGTATTAGTCACACTATGATACAGGGGGAAATCCAAAACCAAAATTAATAATTGTTGGaggaaaagatgaataaaaaaaaacattcaagcAGATATTGGTGATAGGTTGAACAAAATtggacaaaaatacaaaattatacaaataaggAACTAGATATTGACATGATGATTTGTTtggatattttttgttttaaatcatattttatttcttcctcataacacatgtagaaataaatataaatcattaaCATAATTGTTTCAAGTTCACGCATAAACCTTTTAACATGGTAAtaaaggaatatatatgaatttcaaatgtaaacttagAATCAATCTGCTCACATTtctttaacaaattataatcacGAAGGGATTAATGCAGACAACAACAGCAGAAAACTCTATTAGCTGAAATACGGAAATACacttataatctgtatataaaactcaAGTTATAAAAGATTCTTTTTTCCTCCCTCGTTTACCACActcttcaatcaaactgattaatgaggaagttatattaattaaataaaaaacatacacacgACTTAAACCCAGACCATTAGCTCCACTTAATCCCCCTACCCCCATAAACGACGAATAAaggataataatactaataatggtACATTTAATTACTATGGTACATTTAGTTATTTAATTAAATTAGTTCTTTGTGAGAACTGTGTCAGTAGGCTGCAGGGTTAGTAAAATAGAAAGTATTAGCCACATATCATGATAGAGGGGGGAAATCCAAaaccaaaattaataaaaaggaggaaaaaaacgTTCAAGCAGATATTGGCGATATGTTGAACAATACACCGGCAAATAGATTTATGTTATCAGCAGATTTAAGCTGAATTTCGTTAAAATGTAGTCACTTTTTTGTTCTGTAAGACTACATGTGCATGGGCGGTGggtatccggggggggggggggcttacttTGACgattggataccatgcgcgaccaaaaaacacgtaaaaaggatgtctttttcaagatagggcacgctACGTACGTAGAGGGtgtcaaataatgaaaaacgtGTATCTATGTATTATAGCTCGggaagctacgtgtttagggtcaaatttgcgagtgagtgaaaaataagactaaaatgttttatgaaggaTGTAATTTTGCCACAAGAGTACGTGTTTATATATTAGCGACGATTTGTGCGAGATGAGGGAGGTGGGACtgcccaatgatgtaggtaaaggtaaaaaaaaaacccgacgtcctgacataacaataaaagtATCGCTGTACTAATTGTTTAGGaagtcaattcagggaatacttgccaagagtatcattaTGTTTGCAATaattgttaaggggtgcattttcagaatatggaataTAGGGTGCTTCTCGAGAGCgcatggtcgtgcatggtatccattcgtcgaagtgccccccccccctcctggatTGGCTAGTTTAAAATATATCACATGGTAAAATGTATAACCCCCGCCTTTCACCATCACCAGTGATGAAACTCACATCCATTAATTGTGATTCTGTGGCCCTttttctgaactcgggtttgacttaaactcaggtttaaagttgtgctttaagtatggagagcaaattgttacataaatcgctaacggtagagatatcatatttcagctcatttggctgtCAAAGCATTCATTATTGTCTAGGAAGTGttaatagatgattgtcttcaccgtCATTGAATCAGGAATGAGCACAGTAAAAatgagaaacatacaacttaataaattcaattgaattattataattttgacaCCTTTGGCTTCCCATGATATTAGcaaagagttagaccatggtcttagTTAAACCTagcttcagaatacgggccgaAGTGATTAaactcatttggctctcaaagcACTCATATTgtttgtctaggaagtataaatagatgattgtcttcaccatcgttAAATCAGGAaagagtaaacataagaaacatataacttgaaaaaaattgttggcACTCTTGGATTCCCATAATTTCATCACAGAGCTAGACCTTGATCTTATAGTTGtgcctgacttcagaatacgggcctatatgTCATGTGGTTAATCCACCTtcaagtttaaaaaataaataaaaatgtgccTCATAGCAGAAAGGTGGTAAGTTGGGAGTATGAGATGATGTgtgtaatcatcatcatgataacgatcctcatcttcctcatcatcattaacaccgccattatcatcatcaccgccataTTATCATTTccatccatcatcatcctcatcatcatcatcctcaccatcctcatcatcaccatcttcttcatcatttccCGGtagtcatcatcctcatcactaACACCAACTTCATAAGCATAGGCCCAatcgtcaccatcatcctcacctTCATGTTCagcatcatcactattatcatcatcatcataacatcATCTTCAAAATAATTATCACTATCACTGTCATCTTAATCATCAACATCCCTATCATcctcataatcatcaccatctccaccatcatcatcatctccaccatcatcatcatcattatcatcatcatctccaccatcatcaccatctccaccatcatcatcatcatcatctccaccatcatcatcatctccaccatcatcatcatcattatcatcatcatctccaccatcatcatcatcatctccaccatcatcatcatcatcatcatcatctccaccatcatcatcatctccaccaccatcatcattatgatctccaccatcatcatcatca
This window of the Lytechinus variegatus isolate NC3 chromosome 14, Lvar_3.0, whole genome shotgun sequence genome carries:
- the LOC121428047 gene encoding uncharacterized protein LOC121428047, translated to MGQVSKLCFVLMVVSMVSSFAGKGSGTALPVPGQTCSSQGIELTKQQALQVKKARESGTIEKMARMSRAELYSLTEPIITDFTEDQKEALKCRYGKIDEEKSLQVSLLPAPSVTKDSTLLICPVYNIHNVLVFAVNADNGIIQIFPGQNVIQQPCRATMSPHGDMSDGSPIHCQGEFRVVPVVAFLLSDDEVEGFDIELAIVESCKSVLGTEP